The following DNA comes from Cedecea neteri.
TAATGATGACATCGAGCTGCATTCGGTGCACGAGCGGTTCGTGAAGGACGTTTTTGCCCTGGTACAGCGCAACAAAAGCTGGCTGCAAAAGGCGATGAACTGGCCGCAGTATGTTGTTTCCGAGGATGACACCCGCAAAACGCTGCAGGGGAACTATGTTCTCCACCATAAGGGCTACGCGAAGATGTTTATGATCCTCTATCGCGGTGAGCTGGCGGGCGTTTTTTCTTTTAACCAGATAGTCCCGACCGACAAAACGGCCTACATCGGCTACTGGCTAAGCGAGGACCAGCAGGGCAAGGGGATCATTTCCGCTGTGATTGAGGCCGCGATCGCCAAATATGCGGGGGAAGGGACGGTACGCCGGTTTGTCATCAAATGCATCGTCACCAACCAGGCCAGCAACCGGGTGGCTCAACGCAATGGTTTTGCCCTTGAAGGTTGCCTGAAACAGGCCGAGTTTCTGAACGACGAGTTCCACGATCAGAATATTTACGGGCGCATTGCTGATTAAAAAATGCCATAAAACGGCGTGCGGGTAATTCGCTGCGCGCCGTTAATATCCTTCATGCCGCGAAGATGAATCAGTTCGCCGCCAAAGCCTTCCACCGCCGCCTCGTCATAAATCTGCACGTTGTTTTCGATGAGCACGTTACCCATCACTTTCGCCTCGCCATACACTTGTACATTGTTGTCCAGCAGAACCGGGCCGCCAATAAGTACCGCATTACCGTAAACCTGGACGCGGTGCTTGAGTACGCAATCTCCTTCAATAAGGGCGTTGCCGTAAACTTGAGAGGAGTA
Coding sequences within:
- the rimL gene encoding 50S ribosomal protein L7/L12-serine acetyltransferase, whose protein sequence is MEQQQAWQDEVITVNDDIELHSVHERFVKDVFALVQRNKSWLQKAMNWPQYVVSEDDTRKTLQGNYVLHHKGYAKMFMILYRGELAGVFSFNQIVPTDKTAYIGYWLSEDQQGKGIISAVIEAAIAKYAGEGTVRRFVIKCIVTNQASNRVAQRNGFALEGCLKQAEFLNDEFHDQNIYGRIAD